The Garra rufa chromosome 23, GarRuf1.0, whole genome shotgun sequence genome includes a region encoding these proteins:
- the LOC141299603 gene encoding single-minded homolog 2 — MKEKSKNAAKTRREKENGEFYELAKLLPLPSAITSQLDKASIIRLTTSYLKMRAVFPDGLGEAWGQSSRVSPLDIMAKDLGSHLLQTLDGFVFVVASDGKIMYISETASVHLGLSQVELTGNSIFEYIHPSDHDEMSAVLSAHQPLHPHFLQEFEIERSFFLRMKCVLAKRNAGLTCGGYKVIHCSGYLKIRQLVMDVSLYESCYQIVGLVAVGHSLPPSGVTEIKLHSNMFMFRASLDLKLIFLDSRVAELTGYEPQDLIEKTLYHHVHGCDVFHLRFAHHLLLVKGQVTTKYYRLLAKHGGWVWVQSCATIVHNSRSSRPHCIVSVNYVLTDVEYKQMQFSQDQSRSRPSLSYKTSGLAAPQDSRKQLKAKAAKIKSKPKASPYPQVGALTDSPGKAATRVASDTIVTSAASGFQTSLHADKPECPSWKSSPPCSLSSCREQSPVPLTHGPEPSYTLSYAHTQTSPRSPRRHVLSSLPSRRETPWSCASSNKPAAHLQTPATCSAYSGNH; from the exons ATGAAGGAAAAGTCCAAGAATGCTGCGAAGACaagaagagaaaaagaaaatggAGAATTTTATGAACTGGCCAAACTGCTGCCGCTGCCCTCGGCCATCACATCTCAACTGGACAAAGCCTCCATCATCAGACTGACCACCAGCTACCTGAAAATGAGAGCCGTGTTCCCAGACG gGCTCGGAGAGGCCTGGGGTCAGTCATCACGGGTCAGTCCTCTGGACATCATGGCCAAAGATCTGGGGTCTCACCTGCTGCAG aCGCTGGACGGGTTTGTGTTTGTCGTCGCGTCTGACGGTAAAATCATGTACATCTCAGAAACCGCTTCAGTGCATCTGGGTTTGTCACAG GTGGAACTGACCGGTAACAGCATCTTTGagtacatccatccatctgacCACGACGAGATGAGCGCCGTCCTGAGCGCGCACCAGCCCCTGCACCCGCACTTCCTGCAGG AGTTCGAGATCGAGCGCTCGTTCTTTCTGCGGATGAAGTGCGTGCTGGCGAAGCGGAATGCGGGACTCACCTGCGGCGGTTACAAG GTGATCCACTGCAGCGGTTACCTGAAGATCCGTCAGCTGGTGATGGACGTGTCGCTGTACGAGTCGTGTTATCAGATCGTGGGGCTGGTGGCGGTCGGACACTCTCTTCCTCCCAGCGGCGTCACCGAGATCAAACTCCACAGCAACATGTTCATGTTCCGCGCCAGTCTGGACCTCAAACTCATCTTCCTGGACAGCAG gGTGGCCGAGTTAACGGGTTACGAGCCGCAGGATTTGATCGAGAAGACTCTCTATCATCACGTCCACGGCTGCGACGTGTTCCACCTGCGATTCGCACATCATTTAC tgctgGTTAAAGGGCAGGTGACCACCAAGTATTACCGTTTGCTGGCCAAACACGGCGGCTGGGTTTGGGTGCAGAGCTGCGCCACCATCGTTCACAACAGCCGCTCGTCTCGACCGCACTGCATCGTCAGCGTCAACTACGTCCTCAC GGATGTGGAATACAAGCAGATGCAGTTCTCTCAGGACCAGAGCAGATCCAGACCGTCGCTCTCCTATAAGACCTCGGGTCTCGCAGCTCCTCAGGACTCACGCAAACAGCTGAAAGCCAAAGCAGCCAAAATCAAAAGCAAACCCAAAGCGTCCCCGTATCCGCAGGTAGGAGCGCTCACAGACTCACCCGGGAAAGCGGCGACACGTGTGGCTTCTGACACGATTGTAACGTCAGCCGCTTCTGGTTTCCAGACCTCGCTGCACGCCGATAAACCGGAGTGTCCCTCGTGGAAGTCCAGTCCCCCCTGCAGCCTGTCGTCCTGTCGAGAGCAGAGCCCCGTCCCGCTGACCCACGGCCCCGAGCCGTCCTACACGCTGTCCTACGCACACACGCAGACCAGCCCTCGCTCCCCCAGACGCCACGTCCTCTCCTCGCTGCCGTCCCGCAGAGAAACGCCCTGGAGCTGTGCCTCCTCAAATAAACCAGCGGCGCACCTGCAGACACCTGCAACCTGCAGCGCATACTCAGGTAACCACTAA